The region GGGGCGCATCAAATTCCCCGTGTTTTACCTGTTCTGTGGGCTGGCGGCGAGCGCGGCGCATTACATCACGCAGCCATTTTCTGCGATTCCGGTTGTCGGTGCGAGTGGTGCTATTGCGGGAATTCTGGGCGCGTATCTGGTGTGGCAGCCGCGCGGCTGGATTCTGACGTATGTTCCGCCGTTCTGGGTGTTTCCCGTTCCCGCGCCGCTGTTCCTGATGCTATGGGCGCTTTCGCAGGTCGCGGGCGCGTTTCGCATCTGGTCGCCCAATGGCGCCTCCAACATCGCATGGATGGCTCATCTGGGTGGCTTTGCCTTTGGCGCGTGGTGGGCGTGGCGCAAAACACGACGAAAGAAAGCGACGGCTCCGCCCAAAGTATCGTCTTCCCCCAAATTTGCCCCACGCTCAAAACCCAGTACGGTCGATTTCGACCGTACACCGAAAAACAAAAAGGCGGCACCATAATGGTGTCGCCTTTTTCATACTGTGGGCTTAGCGTTGTACGCGGCCCGAACCATCGCCACCCATGAGCGCTTCGACTTCGCCAACCGAAACCAGGTTGAAGTCTCCCGAAATGGAGTGCTTCAGGCATGAAGCCGCGACCGCAAATTCGAGCGCGTCCTGTCCCGATTTTCCCGTGACCAGTCCGTAAATCAGGCCACCGGCGAACGAATCACCGCCACCAACGCGATCTACGATATGCAAATCGTAAGTTTTGGAATTTAAGATTTCGCCTTCGTGCAGCAACATCGCCGACCAACCGTTGTTATCGGCGCTGCGGCTTTCGCGAAGAGTAATCGCAACGGTCTTGAAACCAAAGCGCTCGGCCAACGTGCGCGCGACTTCTTCATAACCGGCGTGGCCGATTTCGCCGCCCGATACATCGGTACCCTGCGCTTTGATGCCGAAAACTTTCTCGGCATCTTCTTCGTTGCCAATCGCGACATCGACGAATTCCATGATTTCGCTCATCGTTGCTTGCGCTTCGGCGGGCGTCCACAGCTTCTTGCGGTAATTGAGGTCGCACGAAACGGTGAGACCCATTTCTTTGGCGGCTTTGGCGGCTTCTTTGGTGGCAGCGGCGACATCGGGTCCGAGCGCAGGCGTGATGCCGGTGAAGTGAAACCAGCTTGCGCCTTCAAAGAGTTCTTTCCAATCGAATTCGCCCGCTTTCACGCCCGAAATGGCGCTGCCCGCGCGGTCGTAAACCACGACCGAAGCGCGCTGAGAAGCGCCGGTTTCCAGAAAATAAATGCCAATGCGCTCGCCGCCGCGTGCGATTTTCGAAGTATCGACACCCAGCCCGCGTAGGCTCTGAATCGCGCCCTCGCCGAACGGATTTTTAGGTAGTTTGGTGACAAACGCCGCATCTAAACCGAAGTTGCACAGTGAGACCGCGACGTTGGCTTCGCCGCCGCCATAAGTGATTTCGAGTTCCTTCGCCTGCCCAAAACGCAAACGGTCGGGCGTCGCAAGACGCATCATGATTTCGCCAAATGTAACAATTTTCATAGTGCCTCTTATTTCGCGCGGGCTTCGGCGATTTTCTCGACGAACTCTTTTGCCAGGCTGGTGATTTTGTCGTAGTCGCCGGTTTTCGCGCCACCGATAAGGCTCGAACCAGCGCCAACCGCAATCGCGCCCGCGGCGATCCATTCGCCGACGTTGTTCACATCGACGCCGCCCGTTGGCATCAATGGAGCCTGCGGCAGTGGGCCTTTAATCGACTTGATAAATTGCGGCCCGAACGCTTCGCCAGGGAACAATTTGATGATGTCGGCGCCGACTTCCATCGCTTCGATCACGTCGCGAATCGACATCGCGCCGGGCATAATCGGCACTTGATAGCGGTTGCACAAACGCACCGTATCAACGTTGAGCGAAGGCGAAACCACATAAGTTGCGCCGCTAAGAATCGCGATGCGCGCGGTTTCGGGGTCGAGAACGGTGCCCGCGCCGAGAATGAGTTCGCTTGGCTTGTAGCGCGCAGCGAGAGCTTCAATCACTTTATGCGCGCCGGGAACGGTGAACGTCACTTCAATGGCGGGACAACCGCCCGCGAGCGTCGCTTCCGAAATTCGAATCGCTTGCTCGGCGTTTTCGGCGCGCACGACGGCGACAAGACCTGTCGCTGTAATGCGTTGGAGAATATCGAGTTTAGGAATCATGAGAAAAAGAAAAGTACGGTCGAAATCGACCGTACTTGAAGTTACAGAGTGCGGAGATGAAAGCCGCCATCGACGTTGAAAACTTCGCCGGTCGAAAACGGAAAATCGCCGCGCGCGATGGCCGCAACCGCACGACCAACGTCGCTCGGCTCGCCCCAACGCTTAATTGGCCACGCGCCGTTTTCGATGAGCGCGTCGTATTTTTCTTTGACGCCGCCCGTCATATCGGTGGCGATAACGCCGGGCCGCACTTCGTAAACGCCGATACCGTATTCGGCCAGACGCGCCGCATAAAGCGCGGTCAGCATTCCCAATCCGGCTTTCGAGATGCAGTAATCGCCGCGATTCACCGACGCCGTATAAACAGACATCGAAGTGACCGTCACGATTTGCGAGCGAGCCTCAGTTTTCGGCTGCGCAATCATCTGATTGGCGACGAGCTGCGTCAGAAAATACGGCCCTTTGAGGTTGATGCCGATAAGACGGTCAAACGATTCTTCGCCTGCCTCCAGAATATCCGCGCGCACATCCGGCGCGACTCCGGCATTGTTCACCAACAAGTCAATGCGCCCATATCTTTCGACGGTTTCGCTCACCAACCGCGCGCGGTCGTCGGCAGAAGAAACATCGGCTTTGACCGTGATGCCGTCGCCGCCCGCTTCTTGAACAAGCTGCAAGCACTCTTCGGCGGCGGCGCTGTTGCCCGCGTAGTTAATGACAACGCTGTGGCCGAGACGCGCGAGTTCAATCGCGATGCCGCGACCGATGCCGCGTCCGGCGCCCGTGACAATCGCAATCGCCATTATCTGTCCTCCGAAAGCGAATCGCGGTGCGAATCGGGCGCGGCGGAAGTGGGCGCTTCCATGTCCTCTTCGGTGGGGCCGTCGGCCCAGTTGCGCGCCGTGTCGGGAAGGGAATCTTCGGGATAGGCGGTGAGGATTTTATCGGTCGGTTCTTCTTCCAAAAAGTTCAGTGCTTTCTGCAATGCCTCGACGTAGAAATACTCGCCAAAGAGAACCGCTTCGTGGACCCCGAGGTTCTTGTGGATGTGATAAACGCCGCCGTTGAGGATGCCTTCAAAGCCGGGCGTTTTGCTGCCAAGATACTCGTCCGACAGCGACACCAGCGAATTGAGCGCGAAGTCACGATAGGCGCGGGCCTGTGTCGCGTTTGCCGTCGCGTCGGCCAAATCGAGCAAGCCGGACGCGCAAATCGCCGACGCCGAGGTATCGACTTGCGACTTCGCCAATGGGCCCGAATCGGGCGCGTCGTAATCCCACGGCGTGACGCCGCTCGCGGGCGTGTTGGCGAGATAATAATCGGCGTTGAGTTGCGCGGTTTCGAGATATTCGCCGACGCCGGTTTGCAGATACGAACGGGTAAAGCCATAAAGCGACCACGCGAGGCCACGGCTCCAGCACGAATCGCCGCGATAGCCCTGATGAGTCGATTGGCGCAGGCATTCGCCGCTTTCCAAATCGAAAATCGCTTCGTGCGAAGTCGAGCCATCGCCGCGCACAAGGGTGCGGCGTGTGGTTTCGCAGTGACGGTTAGCGATGTCGAGCAGGTGTTGGTCTTGTTCTTCCAGACCGGCGTGGAAAATCGTGCCGACGTTCATCATGATGTCGATGAAGAGCGACGCCGGTTCAACGAACGAACGCAAGTACTGGCCCTTTCCCATGAAGCGCATCGCCATGGTTTTGCCGGCTTGCACCAAGAGCGGCTCAATTTCATCTTCCGGCCCACCGAGTTCTAGCCAACGCAGATAGGTCGAGAAGAACAGGAAGCCCAAATCGTGAACGGCGCGGTCGTATTGGCGGTCGGCGAGAGGGCGCGAAAAATCAATCGCTTTGTCGAGCCACTTTTCGTCGTTGTTCTGCTCGGCGAAGATGAACATCATGCCGGGATAAAAGCCGTCGCACCAGTGCGTCCAGCGCTTCTTGTCCTGACCGAACTGGCCGTTCACCGTATACATTGGGTAGTAATCGGCAGGATACTTCTGGACGAGCGACGAGACCTGATTTTCAGCGAAATCGAAGGCGTTTTGCAGCGTAGTGCGGGTTTGTTCGCGGGAGAGGAAGATATTAGACATAGTTTTAAAGAGGAGAAGTACGGTCGATTTCGACCGTACTTCCTGATGTTTTTAGGCGCTCAATTCTTCCAGTTCGACCCAGGCGCGCTTTTCCCACGATTGCAGACCGGCTTCGGCGAGTTGAACGCCCTTGGCGCCTTCCATCAGGCCGTAGCGCCACGGGGCGTCGAACACAACGTGCTGGAGGAACATTTCCCACTGCACTTTGAACGCGTTGTCAAAAGGCAAACCTTCCGGCATCTGCATCCACTGATCGGAATATTCGTAGGCTTTCGGGATGTCGGGGTTCCACGTCGGGCGCGGCGTGCCGCCGTGAGGCTGGATTTTGCAATCGCGCAGACCGGCCACGGCGCTGCCGTTTGTGCCATCGACCTGAATCGTCAGCAAGTCGTCGCGCTGCACGCGAACCGCCCAGCTCGAATTGAAGTGCGCGATAATTGGATTGCCGTCAGGGCCTTCGAGTTCAAACGTCGAATAGGCGGCGTCGTCGGCGGTGCATTCGTAGGGTTTGCCTTCTTCGTCGAGGCGCTTGGGAATGTGAATCGCGCCAATTGAGGAAACCGACTTGACGTTGCCGAACAGGTTGTCGAGAACATAGCGCCAGTGGCAGAGCATATCGACCATCATGCCGCCGCCGTCTTCCTTGCGGTAGTTCCAGCTTGGGCGCTGCGGCTCGCCGTCGAGCCCGGTGAAAACCCAGTAGCCAAATTCGCCCCGAACCGAAAGAATGCGACCGAAAAAGCCGGTGTCGATGAGGCGCTGCAAGCGAAGAAGGCCGGGCAGCCACAGCTTGTCCTGCACAACGCCATGCTTCACGCCTTTGGCATTCGCCAAGCGCACCAATTCAAGCGCTTCTTCGGTGGTGACGCCGGTGGGCTTTTCGCAGTAAATGTGCTTGCCT is a window of Abditibacteriaceae bacterium DNA encoding:
- a CDS encoding rhomboid family intramembrane serine protease, whose amino-acid sequence is MFPLRAVHRPSRVPWLTRILVGACVLVWLWQVFAGGSSYGIERLGARPVCLLAPSVCGFDAVRHPLQWLWPMFASLFMHASLWHLALNLWFLWVFGPAVEDKMGRIKFPVFYLFCGLAASAAHYITQPFSAIPVVGASGAIAGILGAYLVWQPRGWILTYVPPFWVFPVPAPLFLMLWALSQVAGAFRIWSPNGASNIAWMAHLGGFAFGAWWAWRKTRRKKATAPPKVSSSPKFAPRSKPSTVDFDRTPKNKKAAP
- a CDS encoding sugar kinase; translated protein: MKIVTFGEIMMRLATPDRLRFGQAKELEITYGGGEANVAVSLCNFGLDAAFVTKLPKNPFGEGAIQSLRGLGVDTSKIARGGERIGIYFLETGASQRASVVVYDRAGSAISGVKAGEFDWKELFEGASWFHFTGITPALGPDVAAATKEAAKAAKEMGLTVSCDLNYRKKLWTPAEAQATMSEIMEFVDVAIGNEEDAEKVFGIKAQGTDVSGGEIGHAGYEEVARTLAERFGFKTVAITLRESRSADNNGWSAMLLHEGEILNSKTYDLHIVDRVGGGDSFAGGLIYGLVTGKSGQDALEFAVAASCLKHSISGDFNLVSVGEVEALMGGDGSGRVQR
- a CDS encoding bifunctional 2-keto-4-hydroxyglutarate aldolase/2-keto-3-deoxy-6-phosphogluconate aldolase codes for the protein MIPKLDILQRITATGLVAVVRAENAEQAIRISEATLAGGCPAIEVTFTVPGAHKVIEALAARYKPSELILGAGTVLDPETARIAILSGATYVVSPSLNVDTVRLCNRYQVPIMPGAMSIRDVIEAMEVGADIIKLFPGEAFGPQFIKSIKGPLPQAPLMPTGGVDVNNVGEWIAAGAIAVGAGSSLIGGAKTGDYDKITSLAKEFVEKIAEARAK
- a CDS encoding 3-ketoacyl-ACP reductase, coding for MAIAIVTGAGRGIGRGIAIELARLGHSVVINYAGNSAAAEECLQLVQEAGGDGITVKADVSSADDRARLVSETVERYGRIDLLVNNAGVAPDVRADILEAGEESFDRLIGINLKGPYFLTQLVANQMIAQPKTEARSQIVTVTSMSVYTASVNRGDYCISKAGLGMLTALYAARLAEYGIGVYEVRPGVIATDMTGGVKEKYDALIENGAWPIKRWGEPSDVGRAVAAIARGDFPFSTGEVFNVDGGFHLRTL
- a CDS encoding glycoside hydrolase family 88 protein codes for the protein MSNIFLSREQTRTTLQNAFDFAENQVSSLVQKYPADYYPMYTVNGQFGQDKKRWTHWCDGFYPGMMFIFAEQNNDEKWLDKAIDFSRPLADRQYDRAVHDLGFLFFSTYLRWLELGGPEDEIEPLLVQAGKTMAMRFMGKGQYLRSFVEPASLFIDIMMNVGTIFHAGLEEQDQHLLDIANRHCETTRRTLVRGDGSTSHEAIFDLESGECLRQSTHQGYRGDSCWSRGLAWSLYGFTRSYLQTGVGEYLETAQLNADYYLANTPASGVTPWDYDAPDSGPLAKSQVDTSASAICASGLLDLADATANATQARAYRDFALNSLVSLSDEYLGSKTPGFEGILNGGVYHIHKNLGVHEAVLFGEYFYVEALQKALNFLEEEPTDKILTAYPEDSLPDTARNWADGPTEEDMEAPTSAAPDSHRDSLSEDR
- a CDS encoding Gfo/Idh/MocA family oxidoreductase: MAKHRVGIIMNGVTGRMGTNQHLIRSIQAIREQGGLKVGDDIIWPDPILVGRNQAKLEALAKRTGVERVSTNLDECLASPEDAIYFDAQLTQLRAPAVKKAIEAGKHIYCEKPTGVTTEEALELVRLANAKGVKHGVVQDKLWLPGLLRLQRLIDTGFFGRILSVRGEFGYWVFTGLDGEPQRPSWNYRKEDGGGMMVDMLCHWRYVLDNLFGNVKSVSSIGAIHIPKRLDEEGKPYECTADDAAYSTFELEGPDGNPIIAHFNSSWAVRVQRDDLLTIQVDGTNGSAVAGLRDCKIQPHGGTPRPTWNPDIPKAYEYSDQWMQMPEGLPFDNAFKVQWEMFLQHVVFDAPWRYGLMEGAKGVQLAEAGLQSWEKRAWVELEELSA